In Procambarus clarkii isolate CNS0578487 chromosome 17, FALCON_Pclarkii_2.0, whole genome shotgun sequence, the sequence GCTAGTTAGGCTTCATAAATGGGGAGTTTTGAAAGGTAACGAGCCCTGAACGCTGATAGATTTGTCTCACAGCATGTCtactgcacctctgcttttcaatggggctatTGGACTTGCTAACATGCCTATTGGTCTCATGAGGAGTTATTTCCGTGTGCAGATTTtgaaccatccccccccccccctaatattttctaagtgtaaattattatgcatctctcttGCATCTTGTACTGTAGAGAATACATGTTAAAAAATTTTAAGTGGTccaaataatttagatgttttattgagtagATTTGGACAGTAAAGACCTCTGCACATTTGTCAGGTCTGCAACTTCTCCAGCATAAATtgaggctgttagtgtgcaacaatattccactagTGTCCTGAAAGTATCACTGGTCTTGCATCTctggtttgaaaggttcttgttatccaacctgtaatgtttcttgcagttgtgacagcaatTTTCTGCTGGTCTTCCAACATGATTACTCCCACATCATTAATATTGATATTTCTTTCAACAGTGTTATTTGACTGCATTTTGTATGaggtttccatttttatattttttttttccatataGTAGTAGCTGTGACTTATtttcattaaacatcatgttatgttCTGTTGCTAATTGAAAGCTTTGACTTGCAACAGTTTGGAGGTTTTCCGTGTACTCTATTTTGTctgctctcatgaaaatcctagtgtcatctacaaaggatgattTAGTGTACTATACTTTGTattcttgtctatgtctgatacgaagatgagaaaaagtaccaGGGCAAGCTTGGTACTTTGGGTGACAGCTTTTTGCTCTTCATTTGTTGTTATCGTGTATGGACAAATGACCTGACCTTTAAATATTTTGAAGGTATTTCCAATATCTAACATCAACATCCCAAATTACAAGCAAGACATATTTTGCCACAAAAGTTTGGGATCATCCACTACTCGCACTCACTCACCCACAGTTCCTGGTCTTCATTTCACATTCATTGCGGTATATCTTCTTGTCAGAGGCACAGAcagcaacatcatcactactcTCGCAGGACATGAAGCAGTCCTTGGTGGCCTTGCAGTGATGGAGTGCCACGGGTACCACTCTGCACACACGGGGAAGATGGTTAGTCCATGGTGCAGTAAGTAGACAAGAATGTAATACATAAACAGTACAGAATGTGGTGTAGAAAATAGTATTGACACCAGTGTTTAGATTGGCATAGTGTGTATATagtagagagagtgatgcagaaaatgATATGCATGGGAATATGGCAAGTTAAGAGTAAGAACTGTGAATTGCAGAAATGACATTAATTAAATAGTAACATTTACCACATCATAAGAGTAGGCACGAGTGCCAGTGTAACCTGTCTAACAGATAACCAAGACAGGTATATAATTGCCTACGACAGTACTCGCTTTGTGCTGCAACACCATACTAATAACACCTTCCCTTAGCAACACATTTATTCCATATTCATTCATAACATCTGCATCAAAAAGTTCATTTGCCTATTACCCATGGTCAGAATCTTGTAAATACTTGAAAAAACACTTGTTATATTCCTTCCCTGTAGTTGTATATAGAAAGGGATGACCTCTAAGAACTACGGCAGAAGATTTCTTACCTTTGTTTGCAAGTCCTTCTTCGCATTTCACAGTATGAGGAGTAGGCATTGCCATCTGAGCCACAGATAGGGTACTCTTCTGTCTTGGAGGTTGGGCActccttggggcagtcctctTCGTCATTGCTGAAGCATCTACCATGATGAGCTAACTCTACACCTTTCCTGAAAGTGGTCACGTCACATTGTTGGTAATGTACATAACATGCAGCATTCAAGTTCTTCCCTCACAGTTGGTGAGGGAAGCATTCATACTCATTGCACTTATGTTTCCTCATATTTAGTTCCCTTATTTTAGACCCTTctactcaatatcttactcttaaTAGGCCACTCCAATCAAcatcctggtggaccaagttatcacaagtcaagccttacCCCTATGCTTACCCCTATGCTTATTACCCCTATTatatggggagtagaagaactcccataaCCCACTCTAGATATACTCTCCACTGCAGCTGATCACTGAAATGACAATCGTGCAAAACATTCACCAGTCTGTATGAATGTGGCATTGTAACAGCAAGTGTCACAATGTAGGCATTCAATTTTAGCTTTCCTGATTATACAGGCACCTGTGTTGGGAGGACCTGCTACACAGGGGTAGCGAGGCACACGTAAGAACCTACATATAGGCACACCAAAGAACCTACTTGCAGTTGGCAATGTGTAGAAGGCAGTAGTTGTCATAGGTGGTGCTATCAGTGCCACAAACAGGATCATCAACATTGGGAGGGCATGTCATCTTGGCACACTTTACATTCCTCTTGAGGCACTTAGCCATGTCCACCTCGTACACAGCACCGGCACCTCGTGACCTGTCGATGACACTTGGTTGACTAGAAGATGGGAATAATTTCCCCTATTATAATATACAAATATCTGACTAATAACAAGCTAAATTTACTATTCTTTAGACTTTGTTTTATTTCAGATATATTGCaattatactgtatatttataatattactgtgtgtatagaatatatatatatgacagtgtcagaccacggaggaaaattgaaacaggaatttccttaagtactttcgtatattaagggTGAGATATGACTGTAGCACTCTAGCAAGAAGCTCTATGAGGCAgtgaggagagggatgtagagaacACAGTGGGGGTGAGGGATGTAGAGAACACGGTGAGGGATGTAGAGAACACAGTGGGGTGAGGGACGTAGAGAACACGGTGGGGTGAGGGACGTAGAGAACACGGTGGGGGTGAGGGATGTAGAGAACACAGTGGGGTGAGGGATGTAGAGAACACAGTGGGGTGAGGGATGTAGAGAACACAGTGGGGTGAGGGACGTAGAGAACACGGTGGGGGTGAGGGACGTAGAGAACACAGTGGGGTGAGGGATGTAGAGAACACGGTGGGGGTGAGGGATGTAGAGAACACGGTGGGGTGAGGGATGTAGAGAACACGGTGGGGTGAGGGACGTAGAGAACACGGTGGGGGTGAGGGACGTAGAGAACACAGTGGGGGTGAGGGATGTAGAGAACACAGTGGGGTGAGGGATGTAGAGAACACGGTGGGGTGAGGGATGTAGAGAACACGGTGGGGTGAGGGATGTAGAGAACACGGTGGGGTGAGGGATGTAGAGAACACGGTGGGGTGAGGGGACGTAGAGAACACGGTGGGGTGAGGGGACGTAGAGAACACGGTGGGGTGAGGGACGTAGAGAACACGGTGGGGGTGAGGGACGTAGAGAACACGGTGGGGGTGAGGGACGTAGAGAACACGGTGGGGGTGAGGGATGTAGAGAACACGGTGGGGGTGAGGGATGTAGAGAACACGGTGGGGTGAGGGATGTAGAGAACACGGTGGGGTGAGGGACGTAGAGAACACAGTGGGGTGAGGGATGTAGAGAACACGGTGGGGTGAGGGATGTAGAGAACACGGTGGGGTGAGGGATGTAGAGAACACGGTGGGGTGAGGGATGTAGAGAACACGGTGGGGTGAGGGACGTAGAGAACACAGTGGGGTGAGGGATGTAGAGAACACGGTGGGGTGAGGGATGTAGAGAACACAATAAAACAGGGAAGGTAACAAACACAAGAAGGTGGAGAGGACTCACCCACATGTGAGGCGACGCATGTCACACTCGTTGTCATAGATGTTGCCGTTGGAGCCGCAGACGGGCGCCAACTTCTCCCCGTCGCACGACACCGGGCACCCTCCGGTTTTCCTCTCCTGGGGGCGGCAGTCACCCATCGGCAGCTGGTAGATGTGACGTCTGGCGGACCGATCATACTTAAATATTATGAGAACACATTGCCTGAACCACTTGCACTCCACACATACACGCACCCACCACGAGAACCACAAAGAATGAAAAGTATAATAGTTGCAGTAAGTGACCACGAGATGGAAGGTGGGCTAGAGAGCTTTTGCTCAACCTATgaacacaactaggcaagtactcaCATGCTACTATACTGCTGTGCACGCGCCTCTCGTAATATTTATCCATTAGTAGGCCTACATGTGCACCACACTCAGCCGTGTCTGTGTATGGAATATCTAATGGACGTTTTACCATCAATTTTGTATGTACAGTTTAAGGATACGGAGGTAAGATAAATTTTATTGTATTTTGGTAAACAAGTACAGTACTGATAAAAGCTACTAGGTTACACCAAGGAAGAGATGATAACAGACCTTCCGAAGAATctataaaaaaaaagtaaaaacgaTAAACTAGATACAAATAAGTCAGATGTCGGAAGGAACTTCAGTATAAGTTATAAACAACTGGAATGGGTTGAGGGGAAAGAGGAGGTGAAAGTTGCTAGTTTTCTTTGTTTCATGTTAGTCGTGGCGAATGGAAAATGTTGTTGGTACCAGTAACTGCAAATGTTGGTACTAGTGACTGCTAATCATCTTGGTAGATATGTCTACATTTATGAAGGGTAGATCAGGAATGAGGAAGATGGGTATGTTTCTACACTCACccacagttccttgtcctcaactGACACTTGTTGTTGTAGATACGTCCGTCGGAGCCGCACACAGCCTTGAAGGAATAGAAACACACATCTTGGCAGTGTTTGGTAGTCTGGCAGTGCTTGTACGACGTCCGCGCCACCCTCTGCCTGCCACCAACCCAGAGTAAGAAACATTAGAGTCGACATTGCTGTGGGAGAGGCAGGGATGTGGAAGGGCTCGGGTGCCTTGGATCTGAGGGCACTGTGGGATGTCTGTGTAGAGGTCTCTGATACTTTGGGATGGCAAGAATACTGTGGAAAGGTAGCGGTATTGACCGCCGTtgtacaactttaccattgttgtGTGTTCTGTCTAATGTTACTGGAGTTACCGTGTTTATTATTTTGTAATAAAGATACTTGGAAAATCATCTCTCATATCTTTGTTTAAAGATATGAGTATAAGTAAACGACTGCACTGTAGAGTAATGATAGCACCTATCACAGCCTGCTGGCACCCTGACAATACATTCTTCTCATTAATATGAGTAAGATCGAAACAAATAACATAACAAACATTAATGCAAAATGACTATCTTTCTGGCAATTATACCAATTCCCTTAAGTATATGTATATCAACAGTCAGTTGATAGATGTATTGAAAGGAACCGATTTAAAACTTTATGAGCAAAAAGTCATCTACACTGACAATAACCAAACTGTCATTATCCATACATGGTCCACTCTTGTTCATCAGCGACCTGCCAAGTGCCACCTCAAGCCGCCACTTCTTTTTAAAGGAAGCAGCAGCTTTAATTTAATCCAAGCAGGGCCTCGCAAAATAACAAATGCAGGTTAGACGCAAACACTGAATAATTTGAgagatataaataggagttgcatTGGACGAAAGGCGGTCGTGAGGTCGGCACGTTAGAACACAGCAGAGGTCCCTGTCAGGGGTGAGAGGTAGGCAGTCATGGGGTGACTAACCTAGTTGCCAGCGCAGTCGGGTTACTGTCAAGAGGTCCTGGGTTCAGTTCCTGCTGCAGAACAGAAGCGTTTGAGTAACGTTTCCTTCCACccgattcctctgttcacctagcagtaaataggtactcgggagtttgACACCTGTTGTGGTTTGCATCCCGGGAAAGGTCAGTTTTGGCTTTACATTACGTTGCTGTCCCAGACTAAGGGAAACAGTTGCTTGGGTACATGTCGACTTTTAAATAAACAGAGGCATAAGCTGTAAAGAAACATGCCCAAACGTTTCGTCCAgctcaggaatcgaacccgggatccccgattgtgagtcgagtacCACCCGGGTCCAGTACCTGGTGCGGGTGCTGGACGCCCGGGTCCAGTACCTGGTGCGGGTGCTGGACGCCCGGGTCCAGTACCTGGTGCGGGTGCTGGACGCCCGGGTCCAGTACCTGGTGCGGGTGCTGGACGCCCGGGTCCAGTACCTGGTGCGGGTGCTGGACGCCCGGGTCCAGTACCTGGTGCGGGTGCTGGACGCCCGGGTCCAGTACCTCGTGCGGGTGCTGGACGCCCGGGTCCAGTACCTCGTGCGGGTGCTGGACGCCCGGGTCCAGTACCTCGTGCGGGTGCTGGACGCCCGGGTCCAGTACCTCGTGCGGGTGCTGGACGCCCGGGTCCAGTACCTCGTGCGGGTGCTGGACGCCCGGGTCCAGTACCTCGTGCGGGTGCTGGACGCCCGGGTCCAGTACCTCGTGCGGGTGCTGGACGCCCGGGTCCAGTACCTCGTGCGGGTGCTGGACGCCCGGGTCCAGTACCTCGTGCGGGTGCTGGACGCCCGGGTCCAGTACCTCGTGCGGGTGCTGGACGCCCGGGTCCAGTACCTCGTGCGGGTGCTGGACGCCCGGGTCCAGTACCTCGTGCGGGTGCTGGACGCCCGGGTCCAGTACCTCGTGCGGGTGCTGGACGCCCGGGTCCAGTACCTCGTGCGGGTGCTGGACGCCCGGGTCCAGTACCTCGTGCGGGTGCTGGACGCCCGGGTCCAGTACCTCGTGCGGGTGCTGGACGCCCGGGTCCAGTACCTCGTGCGGGTGCTGGACGCCCGGGTCCAGTACCTCGTGCGGGTGCTGGACGCCCGGGTCCAGTACCTCGTGCGGGTGCTGGACGCCCGGGTCCAGTACCTCGTGCGGGTGCTGGACGCCCGGGTCCAGTACCTCGTGCGGGTGCTGGACGCCCGGGTCCAGTACCTCGTGCGGGTGCTGGACGCCCGGGTCCAGTACCTCGTGCGGGTGCTGGACGCCCGGGTCCAGTACCTCGTGCGGGTGCTGGACGCCCGGGTCCAGTACCTGGTGCGGGTCACGAGGCATCGCTCTCACCACAAAGCCAAGGTCAGGCACGAAAATGATTTAACCTTGGATAAGTTAATAATATTGCCATACCAGTGTCATCAATATCACGGCTCACAGGTTTTCACTCCAGTTCAGAAACATGAATGTTCTACGTATAATGGATCTCGCCGGCGTGACTTCTTGCTCTTCAAACATCAACACACTTTTAATACTATTCTGTCTAATTGGAAATATTTTTAGTTCCTAAATGCATAAAGAAACTAACCCAATGAGAGAGATCTTGTAAACTTATGTTGTTTATTTTGCGTTTTCTTCCACTTGTTATGTGGAAGATAATGTTATGTATATATGCGGAAAACATTGGGTCAGACTGATGACGGCTCATTGTTAACCGACTGTATTGCTCAATACAGATTATTAATAATCATAATCTGAGTGATAATGAAAATTTGAACCGAATGATCGATATAAACTTATATAGATCGATTAAAACAATGTAAACAATTTGAAAGGAGCCTATGTAATATAACGACCCAATATAACCCATTTCCGACTCTTGGACATCAGCTGGTGTGAGAAAAGGAAGACAGGAGTGTTGCCAGGTGAAAGACGCCGACTTTCCCACGGTGTTGTGCGGGAAGGGTCGGAGAGGGGAGGCGGGGACGTACCTCGAACTTAATActaaccacactgccaccaccaccatcagtgatgGGCTGGTCCAGTCACTACTCACCCACAGGTCCTGTACTGAAAGTCGCACGTACAGTTGTAGACGTTGCCGTCAGAACCGCAGATGGGTCCGTCCAAGGGCGCCGAGGAGCAGTCAGTGGGACAGGAGCTGGTGGAGTTGACGTCGCCCAAGCAAGTACCGTAGTGGGCAAACTTCACACCGGACCTGTAGCGACACTCGCAGGTTAAAACTTGCACTCGTTGCTCGCGGTAAACACACTCGTcatctatatacacacactagccATGCACATGAATAAGTCTTATTCATACAGTTAATGTTACACGAATCACACGCAAGACTGGGATTATCACAGATACACTGGATGTTGAGCATGCGCGAGCCACAGATAGGACAAACACCTTCAGCGAACGACACAGTACAAGCGACCGTTATGAACACTGAAGCTGGCACCGCTGACAGTGAGACGAGGTGTTGGTACTCACGACACTCCAACCTGCAGGAGGTTGTGTGGTCACACCGGGTGCTGGGCCGTGTAGGCACACCACTGTATACACATGTATATGGATACACAATGGTGTTGAAGGTGACATACGTTGGCTGGTGAATAAATGTTGGTAAATACGAAGGGGGCACGTAGAGAGGTGGGAAGAAAGTTTAATGCGTAAATAAGTATGtactgtgttgatatttttaatatttgATTAATGTCTCCCTTGATAATATTCCGCTTTGGACATGCCAATTATGACACCAGATCACTTCTCTTCCCTTTCTAGACAATGTCAATTAAATTTTCTCTATCTCTCCTCACCAGGGAATCACCTTGTCACTCTTCTCTAGACGTGTTCAAGTGTTCTCTTTATGTGGATGTGAAACAATTTGGGCAGTCTTTACTTTaactgcaatgtcattttcaaattgcTTTACTGCTTTCTTtctcatttttattttatatatatatatatatatatatatatatatatatatatatatatatatatatatatatatatatatatatatatatatatatatatatatatatatatatataaggtacaATGTTTGGTACAATGGGTTGCGAGTACACACAATGGTGGTTAAGTGGCACATTCTTGCAAGGTCACTAATACGTACAGTTTTGCCCGTAGGTCCTAAAGCTAAACAAAGACGAATATTCATTATGCTTACTTTATGCATAACGTGCTTAAGCTTGTGCATCCATGCATGCAATGtgtagaaggggggagggagggggagaggggtaaTGCCTGCCTCCTCGCTGGGTTGGAGTCTGGCCCCCGCTCCGTCTGCAGTGATCCCTACAGTTGTGTTGTGATTTTGCCAGTTGGGATTGAttgtttgattgatgaagattaagccatccaaaaggtggcacgggcatgaatagcccgtaatgctaGTTGGGTTTTCAAAGTCTGCTTTATACGCGACCGGACGTGGGGAGTTTTTGCCGCGATGTTGCCCCGCTGTGCTtgtggcaccctcccccccccctgattgTGCCAGGCCCAGCTAGCACATTAATTATTAAATACTAAGGAGGAAGAGTTTACAGTCTGGATGTATTTGATATTATGTGCATTATGAGTCATGGAAGCACCGAGAGCACCACCACATCTCTCCCAAGACCACCACCTCATCCCTCCCGGGAGCCCCACGTCAGTACTATTATGACCGCACGGGACCCGAGACGACCCCATCCTCTCGGggatgacaacacacacacacacacacaacacgcagTTAAATGACATTTAGGAGTTGAGCAACCGTTGTGTATCGCACAAGTCGTTGGCTTAGGGGATGTAGATAGGCCTGTAAGGGTTTCCAGTCCTCCGACAAGGGGAAATGTGTCACGAGGCCACGAGAGCAGGACGTTGAGACGTCAACCTAATCGCTGGCCAAGCGTGGTGACGCGCGCTGCTACTGGCGCGACAGCGGTGGTGCTCCTGCTCACTTCTCTCCCAACATGAATGCATCCCCCTGCATTCATTAACCATATACCCGCACAAAAATCGTCTCCTCACGGATGCAACACCATTATTAATGATAGTAACCAGAGTCCTtttcatgtggactccatctcatgttggcctccgaatgcatgacagAGCTGACGAATCACCCAAAAAAAATCTACTTTCAGAGCAATTTGTAAACAGTAATATACCAAGAACTTCAAGAAAACTTTGCAGCTCTGAGACGAGGCTAAATTTACACTAGTAATTCAAGCAGGTAATGACTCGACAGCCACCAGTGTTGGTAATATAGCAGGTCTTAATGTCATCCCAACACCTGTACACCCACCTGCAGGTGTCATCCCAACACCTGTACACCCACCTGCAGGTGTCATCCCAACACCTGTACACCCACCTGCAGGTGTCATCCCAACACCTGtacacccacctgcagttttcgacgcGCTGGATACAGAGGTTGACATAGGTGCGGCCGTCGGAGGCGCAGACGGGGTCGTAGGTGTTTGTGCACCTGTGGTCGCAGGTGCCTCCCTGTGCTCTCAGGCACCGACTGTCTGGTACCACGTATACGTCTGTTGGTGTACATGGATAACTTCAGTTAGTATTTCTTAGTGCACATGTGCTAACTTTGTACAGATGAACTCGTAACATGTGTTAGCCAATCATTCCTGAAGACGCCCTCTCgtcgttaccccccccccccatgaccccTCCCAAGAAGGGGTCTCTCACTCCCAGAACGTGCAGGCATAtagcttgccactgaatttttaaaaaagacaaaggcagtggacttatatactatgactcgcagagtgcactcctggcattgaacgcacatagtagtaacacccataaacttgtcagtgatattcgaatgaatgttttagctgctaaagaaaacagatttgaaattaaattcctatggataccatcacatgttggcatctcaaggcatgacactgttgatatgcttgcgaaGACGGACTGTAGGAAACCACTAGTTGAAATTTATATGGGCGTTTCATTAGCAGTGCAGAGAGAATGATTATACAACTGTCTAATGAAAATCTTATTGAtcaaacaaattcacaaagacctgaaagttgtagcattaaatattatgatagatatcgtgaggaaacattcacatatgggactaatagagcaagaactcggcaatgtgatgttatagtggccagaatacgtctgggatatagacgtatctggcagctttctcaaaccccaaatgttgagtacacaatgtgtcaactttgtgaaagtgaaaACAtggactcccttgaacattatattgtagaatgtcccatattgactgactttcgctctcctgggctgaggtatgctgaactgtgtaactaCTATataaatactggaacacttgatggtatatcgattgagaatggtccaggacggaccgaaatgtcgtcgtcccttcactttctactgtgtgggttggtcaacatatttcagtcacgttattgtgactcctcgtcagcaaataaaaaaaaaaaccctcTCCCCAACTCTAAGCAACCCCTCCCTCCTCAGACACAATCACCGTCTCATCTTGAGTCTTACCTTTATCACAGTTGTCCTTCTTCATATGGCAGATGCTGGGGTAGAGGACGCCATCGCTGCCACACACCGGCTTGATTTCCTGAGGGCAGACCTGGGTACAGCCTCGGGAGCCCTTCGACGCAGTCACCCCTGCAGGTAGAAGAGAACGGGAGATGTTTAACCTGTATCACATGTTATTTGTATTATACCAGCCATCAATTAGATTGCTTATGCGTCTCTATTTATATATTTCCTAAATATTAAGTCGTGAGAAGTTGTAATATACAATCAGCTTTGG encodes:
- the LOC123752815 gene encoding serine protease inhibitor dipetalogastin isoform X3, whose protein sequence is MKKDNCDKDVYVVPDSRCLRAQGGTCDHRCTNTYDPVCASDGRTYVNLCIQRVENCRSGVKFAHYGTCLGDVNSTSSCPTDCSSAPLDGPICGSDGNVYNCTCDFQYRTCGQRVARTSYKHCQTTKHCQDVCFYSFKAVCGSDGRIYNNKCQLRTRNCGRHIYQLPMGDCRPQERKTGGCPVSCDGEKLAPVCGSNGNIYDNECDMRRLTCGSRGAGAVYEVDMAKCLKRNVKCAKMTCPPNVDDPVCGTDSTTYDNYCLLHIANCKKGVELAHHGRCFSNDEEDCPKECPTSKTEEYPICGSDGNAYSSYCEMRRRTCKQRVVPVALHHCKATKDCFMSCESSDDVAVCASDKKIYRNECEMKTRNCGKHVYPVPMDRCLSGFTFFSCRRMCSATYDPVCGTDGKTYSNDCFLQMENCHSRSLGRSLVTRIYHGKCGQPIPQAKLYMFR
- the LOC123752815 gene encoding serine protease inhibitor dipetalogastin isoform X1, which produces MNLLLLLPFLCGVTASKGSRGCTQVCPQEIKPVCGSDGVLYPSICHMKKDNCDKDVYVVPDSRCLRAQGGTCDHRCTNTYDPVCASDGRTYVNLCIQRVENCRSGVKFAHYGTCLGDVNSTSSCPTDCSSAPLDGPICGSDGNVYNCTCDFQYRTCGQRVARTSYKHCQTTKHCQDVCFYSFKAVCGSDGRIYNNKCQLRTRNCGRHIYQLPMGDCRPQERKTGGCPVSCDGEKLAPVCGSNGNIYDNECDMRRLTCGSRGAGAVYEVDMAKCLKRNVKCAKMTCPPNVDDPVCGTDSTTYDNYCLLHIANCKKGVELAHHGRCFSNDEEDCPKECPTSKTEEYPICGSDGNAYSSYCEMRRRTCKQRVVPVALHHCKATKDCFMSCESSDDVAVCASDKKIYRNECEMKTRNCGKHVYPVPMDRCLSGFTFFSCRRMCSATYDPVCGTDGKTYSNDCFLQMENCHSRSLGRSLVTRIYHGKCGQPIPQAKLYMFR
- the LOC123752815 gene encoding serine protease inhibitor dipetalogastin isoform X2, with protein sequence MYLTLVAKADWVTASKGSRGCTQVCPQEIKPVCGSDGVLYPSICHMKKDNCDKDVYVVPDSRCLRAQGGTCDHRCTNTYDPVCASDGRTYVNLCIQRVENCRSGVKFAHYGTCLGDVNSTSSCPTDCSSAPLDGPICGSDGNVYNCTCDFQYRTCGQRVARTSYKHCQTTKHCQDVCFYSFKAVCGSDGRIYNNKCQLRTRNCGRHIYQLPMGDCRPQERKTGGCPVSCDGEKLAPVCGSNGNIYDNECDMRRLTCGSRGAGAVYEVDMAKCLKRNVKCAKMTCPPNVDDPVCGTDSTTYDNYCLLHIANCKKGVELAHHGRCFSNDEEDCPKECPTSKTEEYPICGSDGNAYSSYCEMRRRTCKQRVVPVALHHCKATKDCFMSCESSDDVAVCASDKKIYRNECEMKTRNCGKHVYPVPMDRCLSGFTFFSCRRMCSATYDPVCGTDGKTYSNDCFLQMENCHSRSLGRSLVTRIYHGKCGQPIPQAKLYMFR